ttgtaagtgttttatatggtatagatcaccctaatggtggcgaccatatttgacttgaaaattgcgaaacaatggtaaaagctcatgagatagaatagccttgactctcgcctaaacgggacaacgctggattccaatcttgatcgaataaaaggttgctagaatgtttaacattttagatgagctgacaactctattcaatggatggtagctttgactctcgcctaaacgggagactgatatcagtttgttgaaaaaccttggaaattatttaggattgaatttttaagtattttctcatatcattcctacttgctatgtgcttataatttctgaattgattttgtgtgttaaaccattatttatttctatttgttgatttctattattttgtagtatcctgttttgtcaaaatgaatcccatgttatcactgctaactgaaaacaagctgaatggatctaacttcaataagtggaatgagaacattaatattgctctcataggagaaagtgccttgtttgttttaactgagccgtcacctgaagtgcttggggacaatgcttccaaagttgtgaaagaaaagtatgagcgttggcagaaagcaaatgacaaagctctatactttatgctttctagcatggttgacaccctcaaaactcggttgtctaaaactgagaaggctgctgaagttatgacgaagttaaatgagctatttggtaaggcatcacttcagtcacgctttgacgcgactaagaagtaaattaatgcacggatggaacctcatcaaaacgtgcgtgaccatgttctcctcatgtcaagttatttccaagaagcccaggatcatggtgctgaaatggacagtgctactcaagtaagtcttatcttgaatagcctgactccagcatttctaccatacacatcaaattatgtcatgaataaaaaggaaattgactttcatgaattagtcaatgaccttcaaacttatgaaaatttgattggaggacccaagaagaaagggagtaaacctcataatcctgggaatggtaatgggacgatgaaacctgaagcaaatgttgcctctgcttcaaagcccaaatcgaagaagaagtggaacaacaccaagaagcgaactaaagccatgaagaataaaaaggctgctccttctggtgatgctacacttaaaggaaagtgtttctactgcaatgagaaaggtcattggaaaccccagtgtcctaaacttcttgcaaagaaacaaggtatttccatctataaactttaagagttttagtgaattattatccaattggatttatgattctggactaactttgtttatttgttttcttcttcttataggccaagctacttgaactcaattgagttggatcagaaagctggaccaagggtgaaatcgttcaaatgaagatgaagctcttcaatttatttttgaattaattgttttagtttaaagacaatttggatttcaaattttagttagggatatttatccctgttattctcatattgttgcaatactttttttttattattattaataaagtttcttttttttcgaaaacaccattgcaatttatgagattgagcttcatttattttatcttcatcaactattaccacatCATATTTGTTacttgtatgtgtaagtgtttttattattgatgcaaattctataatatttacaactcttcatagagttatattaaataaacactagaaattatttctatgtttatcaataattgttaattctcatacaattattaagaatttgtttaataaaaggatcttttgatctgataggggtggagaaaagttaagaaaactatgcagttcaacgatcttttatatctaatgaactctggatagtattcaactccacataaactctatcacactaagagaatcatgatctttacaacctttaggggtggatcataatctctatatacttaggggtggaggttatccatagtaccctatatgtatattcttaggggtggagtccattccacaattccctatgtaacacatatcttctttaaacatggaagtaatataatgagttagctgttatcaatataaattcttgatcttgattgtatgttccatttcgattttactgttgtaagtaaaagtttgagacctttgaaagttctttgataaagtttcacacaaccttaattgagtgggagaattttaaagttctatacccatcttcattaggttgataattgtgataggtacttaagaacactactgaaaagcaaatctaaccattcacatggataggtatagcttatcagaattatgagaataagataaagaactctagttcagtccattcgaatgacttgaaccaagaattcttaatcctcataaattttgatggtatcttaatttttattactttatctctggcatgtatttttcacttcaaaatactagtctgctatgttgatgacttagtcttaacttaaagtttaagactaatacaaaagtcacaactaggtaactctctaaacaatcagaggttaaaagcattatttaaccagacatctgttattgagtgggagctatctgagatgtaatcaaatagggaacattagaagatattcaagaaagatttatgaaagtgatctatatgttagatattaaggaactgtgtatcagttatccttgtatctcaccatctaatttcgatttctatgagatggtgcttactttggggtggaggaattattgtataataattcaagctctaccagagaagaactataacttggtctattcgaaaataccagaaagttatatcactgaagaaaagtctacactgtattatctcaattacatattttaaaatatgagagatatgtcttctgttaattcagatgtacttttaaaacagtaaagatttcagtatcccttgatgagtaaagcatatagtaaaggatgtttcataaatgtatttatgaactagtttccagaagtttgggtggattcaaatatactacacttggtctgaagatcaagacatcagattgacctatttgcacagtttgttttatattagtgcaagtgggagtttgttgggttttatgccctaaataaaactctttacaatctgattagttatcaatataagaaatttgaagtgattgatgtttgcatgaattttacatgctaatggtttaatatgtttaatgtaaagcccgcttagttaatttggaaattagcagttatttatgttaatcaggaaattatttatagccatttaaataatttatcattgttaattatgaaattcagatatgcataattatgtcatcaacagtttttatatttcgcatttccggtgtccggtattttggaacgcggcgtttggctcagtagaaatcacaacttagtatgttagtattttggggacgggttttagacattgggaatgtcgggaatggccgggaatttagaatgtcccaaaaatacccctttagtatgattttagtgattttatggtggaggggcaaaatggtctttttgccccatttgtgttttgtcttatgtgatttattaaatggaaaataaataattacttaagtgtttatttggctgaatatAATGATATGTAtagcttttattcatttttccaaacttagaaaataaaatcattttttctcaaaaaaaaaatcaaacactcaaagctctctctttctccctcttttcggctgagacttgggctgctagggctgggaattTTCTGCCTaaagcttgtgattttcttctcctctaagtgtaattcaagtcAAGGTTTGATCCCTTATAAAttcctttgtgttttcttgaaatttaagtgaaaatagttgagtaaatgcatgtgattttgagagatgttactgctgtgtttttgttgttgatttatgaggattaaagcatgattattgttgttgattgagctgtgttgaaggCATGTTAgattgattgtttaaagtttgaattttatatgcaaaaatgtggttttttgGAGTAAAATAGTGTGAttatgtttctgtgaattgctgggtgttcttgtatgttttcagagatgattatatgcttacttgagtagaattaaataggttaggatgcatgttaggtggttttgctcaagcttgagtttggaactcaaagcttgagctccaatggtgaattttgcatatgtgttttctgggtgaatttgatgccttggaattgttatttggggcatatagaacaggtctggaaagtttgggaccaattggggtcgaattggtcaagttatgagattttatggttgctgcctgcgaggaaccggaattccggttgagcatccggaattccggatgggggttcagaatttcccagaaccggaattccggttgggcaaccggtctgccggttggggatttttcagaaccctagttttcctcgtttttgggtttttaggggtattgccatgctttttatcgatagggaaacttttagtttcaagttttagtccccgggaagtgatttagcgtgtcacttatagcgttgtgatttttatggtttaggagccaataatccgccgttcagcttcgggCCCAaagttgaccgcacacccgaaatcggaatccgtgtaagattagtataacaagatgcatatgtagattacatgtttagcgtgcatgtaggaagcccgctagattacattagatatgtatttaggcttcgaaccactcaaccccgtcacgtcggtacgacagccggagtatgaccaagaatggagtatgaccggctcgaccgatcagccgacacttggttggtggttcgtctattgacctatcccgtctgcagacagccggagtatgaccagcaatgagtatgaccggttcgaccgatcaggaggatacttgtcaatagtaccgtcccctgaacgttcaaaactcagtaccatgttggacatggcagtagtgctcagtaccatgttggacatggcagtagcgggactcagtatcgtgttggacacggcagtcagttttatgtatgttattattatgcttttcttactgagtctgtcgactcacagtttatgttcatgtgtaggtaaaggcaaggctgtagctgatggaccgtgaccgagcatatgagattgtacatgttggggcggttaggcctggagcgtacgatcctcgggacgacggccgagattttgtaactgtcgttagacgactttattttgatgtaaaagttgaacagtaaaaacgtttgtaaatatttttataaatcgggatcccgagactttttgcaaaatggtttataagtttaatgaaaaaagcaaaattttaattaatcacgtttttccataaacctcgttgactagcaacgagctgcacagtacgtttaaaaatcacgtaatacgcctaagatagttagggtgttacaatttggtatcgtagccgctgtgttgtcttccgaagatcgtcacgacatgtacaatcatcatcagcagttagctcggttcacggttcagtaagcctttattgctttagtagtttattttattcagttatgtaaaagaaaagcctgttaggaagcatgttagtagcctgatagtagagtaggcgcatgtttcatttctaatttccaaattaagcggcgttagtaagctcgccttgaatacgacctgatatgccaactcttggtttcgcaggcggttctaactagatggacgccaggcggactaccaggagtcggggcaactccgtggggtcgaatcagggagagggagctcggtttcccccacccgctagtggccgaggtagaggtccccgaggcggggctcgtggtcggggtgttgaGGACCCGCCACAGCTGCCCGTGCTCCCCActcgatcggggagccccgaaccgggagttgcggtttgcggagatgcaagcccggatcgaagaacaagacctcgagattcgagaggttgagacggcggggtgctcccgcagcccaaggccgtagttccggtggcaccgcccccgccgcctgtgccgagatagtggtggcggcccatagattggaaccgttgtatgagcggttcgaagcaagcacctccgtattcccgggaggtccggatgtgtcgaaagccgagcaaagggcttacggtgatcactgaactcgaactttatgggtgtcaccgtaacgacgagtggtgtgcgccacatttcggttctgtgaggatgccctggtatggtgggacatggtgtctcagattcacgatgtcaccaccatgacttgggagaggtgccaagaactcttcaatgcgaaatactataatgaggcggtcagaagcgccaagaggaaagagttcgttcacctgacccagcgggagaacatgagcgtcactgagtatactactcgccTGACCggctggcgaggttagcctcgggaattgtgccgaccgatttcagcagaaggagaagtatccggacgggttgagtcccaagatcgtgcatgacccgatgattacCATCGACGacgcaccacctacgctcggatggtggagaaggcaccgcgagccgagggcgcggtggggtgtatgtcgCATTCGGCCCGCAtctcggttggtggcggagctcctacccctcccgcatcaggctttagcagggggagtagtggttcggccattgatcagaggaagagggcacccactgcttccggcggctcgagccagaacaagaggttccggggaaccgaacgcaggagtcgtcccggtggtaatgagacccgattctcctaacccgagtgccctagccgcaagaggcatcatcggggagagtgcaagggcaggatgctttcattgtggcatgcccggcacttcaagagggaatgtccccaactccgccggaggcaccgagagctccagcggtacccactccagccagggtattcgcgatcacgcaggctgatgcagatgccagcccatcagttgttacaggtcagctttttattaacaactcgctttattcagtgctgtttgattctggggctacacactcttatgtggcggccagagtctttagtaagttgggtagaccctttgatagatatgaatcagggtttggaaccccgttactcggcggagaattggttatctccaataggtggattaggtctatgccgatcaggatagatggtagagagttaagcgctgatctgatagagatgagcttagtcgaattcgatattattttaggaatggatttcctatctaaatattcggcgagcattgactgtaagaggaagatggtggtctttcaaccggaaagtgaagaaccgttcgtatttgtgggttcggttcagggatctcggatcccgtgaTCTCGGCGATGTCggccgagagaattattgcacggtgggtgcttagggtttacggccgtggtggtggacaccactcggccgtacaccattcggccgaaggacatcagtgtggttcgggaatttttggacgtttttcccgaagaacttccggggttaccacctcatctcggagattgacttcgtgattgacttggcaccgggggtggatccggtttctaaagccccgtataggatggctccacgaacttaaggaattgaagattcggctccaagggttgcttgacatagggttcattcggcccgatGTGTCACCCCGGGGAGCCCCgctttgttcgtgaagaagaaggatggatctatgaggatgtgcatcgactacgaagagttgaacaagccgacggtgaagaataaatatccattacctaggatcgatgacttgttcgatcggcttcggggaagacggtcttttctaagattgatctccgttcgggttatcatcagttgagaatccgagaggaggacattccaaagacggctttccgcactaggtatggacactacgagttcctggttatgtcattcggactaaccaatgctcctgcagcattcatggacctgatgaatagagtattcaaggatttcctcgatatctgtgtgattgtgtttatcgacgacatcctcgtgtactctcagtcagaagaggagcatgagttacatcttcagatggtactgcaacgacttcgagaacatagactctacgccaagttcaagaaatgtgagttctggttgtctcaggtgtccttcctagggcacattgtgagtaaagatgggatcaaggtggatcccgggaagattgaatccgtcagggattggccgagaccgaagacagtgacaaagatcagaagctttttgggattagctgggtactaccgtaggttcgtggaggggttctccaaaatttcaatgcccctaaccgagcttacaaagaagaatcagcgatttatctggtcagataaatgcgaagctagttttcgggagccgaaacgagaggttgattaccggctccagtactagctttgccttcggacaaggagaagttcgtggtctattgtgacgcatccaaacagggtttggggtgcgtattgatgcaagccgatcgggttatcgcttacgcctcccgtcagttaaaggattatgaacagcgatacccgactcatgatctagaattggccgcagtggtttttgcactgaagatttggcggcattacttgtatggtgagaagtgcgagatctataccgaccataaaagtctcaagtatttctttactcagaaagatttgaacatgagacaaaggcgttggttggaattagtgaaggattatgattgtgagatcctttaccatcccgggaaagccaatgtagtggccgatgccctgagcagaaagggtcccgggcaagtagctagcatggttcagatctcacctcagctagcagtggatatggttagatccagcatcgagtttgtggtaggtcagcttcacaacttaacgctgcaatctgatctgttggaaagaataaaggttgctcagacgacagatccggagttagtgaagatccgagatgaggtattggctggtcaagccaaagacttttcagtgacagacagtgggatgcttttgtataaagctagggtttgtgttccgagaaTTGTGGAACTGAGGAATGAGatttttgaggaggctcattctactccatattctctgcatcccggcaccaccaagatgtaccaagatttgaaaccgtacttctggtggagcggtatgaagaagaatttggtagaattcgtttcgagatgcctcacgtgtcgccggatcaaggccgaacatcgagaccgacggggttgttgcagcctctaaccctaccagaatggaaatgggaggatattacgatggattttgtggtcgggttacctaggaccacgggtatgtatgactccatttgggtagtggtggatcgatttacgaaatctgctcattttctgccggtcagaacaacattttcagtggatcagttggcagaactgtacgtcagggagatagtgagacttcacggggtaccgaagtctatagtttcggacagggatccgaaattcacctccaaattttggcaaagtttgcaacgggcaatgggtacgaagctgaaattcagtacaacattccatccttagacagatggtcagaccgaaaggacaattcagatattggaggatatgctgagagcctgtgttatggactttgagggttcatggaataaatacctaccgttaatagagttctcgtacaacaacagttaccagagtacgatagggatggcaccctacgaactgttgtacggtagaaagtgtagatcccctatccactgggatgagacaggggagaggaaatacctaggtccgagtcggttcggcggaccaatgaggcaatagaaaagataaaagctagaatgcttgcctcacagaaaggcatgaagagttacgcagatccgaaacgtagggatgttgagttccgagtaggggatcatgtgtttttgcgagtatctccgatgaaggggattaaacgtttcgggaaaagaggcaagttatgccctaggtttacaggacctttcgagattctcgagaagataggtcaagtggcatatcggttagcattgcctccagctttatcagcagtgcacaacgtatttcatgtctcaatgctgagaaaatacgtttcagacccctctcatatactcagttatgagagccttcagcttcagtcagacatgtcttatgaggaacagccagtgcagatcctggataggaaggataaagtccttcggaataagaccatagcgttggtcaaggttctctggagaaacagtaaggtggaagaagccacctgggagcttgagtcagatatgcgagctcaatatccagagttattcaggttagatttcggggacgaaatccttttaagggggggatagttgtaaagcccgcttagttaatttggaaattagcagttatttatgttaatcaggaaattatttatagccatttaaataatttatcattgttaattatgaaattcagatatgcataattatgtcatcaacagtttttatatttcgcatttccggtgtccggtattttggaacgcggcgtttggctcagtagaaatcacaacttagtatgttagtattttggggacgggttttagacattgggaatgtcgggaatggccgggaatttagaatgtcccaaaaatacccctttagtatgattttagtgattttatggtggaggggcaaaatggtctttttgccccatttgtgttttgtcttatgtgatttattaaatggaaaataaataattacttaagtgtttatttggctgaatatAATGATATGTAtagcttttattcatttttccaaacttagaaaataaaatcattttttctcaaaaaaaatcaaacactcaaagctctctctttctccctcttttcggctgagacttgggctgctagggctgggaattTTCTGCCTaaagcttgtgattttcttctcctctaagtgtaattcaagtcAAGGTTTGATCCCTTATAAtttcctttgtgttttcttgaaatttaagtgaaaatagttgagtaaatgcatgtgattttgagagatgttactgctgtgtttttgttgttgatttatgaggattaaagcatgattattgttgttgattgagctgtgttgaaggCATGTTAgattgattgtttaaagtttgaattttatatgcaaaaatgtggttttttgGAGTAAAATAGTGTGAttatgtttctgtgaattgctgggtgttcttgtatgttttcagagatgattatatgcttacttgagtagaattaaataggttaggatgcatgttaggtggttttgctcaagcttgagtttggaactcaaagcttgagctccaatggtgaattttgcatatgtgttttctgggtgaatttgatgccttggaattgttatttggggcatatagaacaggtctggaaagtttgggaccaattggggtcgaattggtcaagttatgagattttatggttgctgcctgcgaggaaccggaattccggttgagcatcccattcggatgggggttcgtaatttcccgaaccggaattcggttgggcaaccggtctacggttggggatttttcagaaccctagttttcctcgtttttgggtttttaggggtattgccatgctttttatcgatagggaaacttttagtttcaagttttagtccccgggaagtgatttagcgtgtcacttatagcgttgtgatttttatggtttaggagccaataatccgccgttcagcttcagttccagtcaggttgaccggcacacctgaaatcggaatccaggtaagattagtataacagtatgcatatgtagattacatgtttagcgtgcatgtaggaagcctgctagattacattagatatgtatttaggcttcgaaccactcaaccctgtcacgtcggtacaggctggagtatgaccaagaagcggagtatgaccggttcgaccgatcagccgacacttggttggtggttcgatctttattgacctatcccgtcggtacgacagccggagtatgaccggcggcggagtatgaccggttcgaccgatcaggaggatacttgtcaatagtaccgtcccctgaacgttcaaaactcagtaccatgttggacatggcagtagtgctcagtaccatgttggacatggcagtagcgggactcagtatcgtgttggacacggcagtcagttttatgtatgttattattatgcttttcttactgagtctgtcgactcacagtttatgttcatgtgtaggtaaaggcaaggctgtagctgatggaccgtgaccgagcatatgagattgtacatgttggggcggttaggcctggagcgtacgatcctcgggacagcagggctgagattttgtaactgtcgttagacgactttattttgatgtaaaagttgaacagtaaaaacgtttgtaaatatttttataaatcgggatcccgagactttttgcaaaatggtttataagtttaatgaaaaaagcaaaattttaattaatcacgtttttccataaacctcgttgactagcaacgagctgcacagtacgtttaaaaatcacgtaatacgcctaagatagttagggtgttacatttaatatgtttattacattcatacacacaaaatcagttaaatccagatcatatgtttattcacaattacagtatcgtcaacacagttgaatgtgattgtgatcatatgaatcaaaagacttggtccctgtttcatcagtgttattggatttacactaatgtgataatcagcgatgatgtgtacttacacttggagtaagtgttatgttctttccaggacattagtaaagtatactagtttcgaatgtatggagtatacattggactggaccgatattgcaactaagttaagatattacaaacttaccgttatacatatctttccaagtcaatatcagtagttgatcttaagattaaaagaatctaaatcctgatatgcttaggctcaactcaggagtgctattcatgttctttgatttattagttaagcctacttttgggtcaaagtgatacgtatattttgggaacatgatagtatgattgagtgggagtgctgaacataaatatggaatctatagcttctactggtgtatagaagtcaagtgatgattcccttcgagcttagcaaatagaagtaaatggatgagttcttgtttaactgactaatcattagatcactaaacaccatttacaggtagctaagtgttttaaggggcaaaatacattg
This Cannabis sativa cultivar Pink pepper isolate KNU-18-1 chromosome 6, ASM2916894v1, whole genome shotgun sequence DNA region includes the following protein-coding sequences:
- the LOC133039466 gene encoding uncharacterized protein LOC133039466, translated to MKGIKRFGKRGKLCPRFTGPFEILEKIGQVAYRLALPPALSAVHNVFHVSMLRKYVSDPSHILSYESLQLQSDMSYEEQPVQILDRKDKVLRNKTIALVKVLWRNSKVEEATWELESDMRAQYPELFR